From one Culex quinquefasciatus strain JHB chromosome 3, VPISU_Cqui_1.0_pri_paternal, whole genome shotgun sequence genomic stretch:
- the LOC6039382 gene encoding glycine receptor subunit alpha-2, producing the protein MTDPLVVNPEIELPQLDISNNYTTDCTIEYSTGNFTCLAVVFNLRRRLGYHLFHTYIPSALIVVMSWISFWIKPEAIPARVTLGVTSLLTLATQNTQSQQSLPPVSYVKAIDVWMSSCSVFVFLSLMEFAVVNNYMGPVATKVMKGFSDEDLSEAIDFNNKNGYNKTHRSSDIPQYDTFCHGRETALCIDKFSRFFFPFSFFILNVTYWTTFL; encoded by the exons ATGACGGACCCGCTGGTGGTGAACCCGGAAATTGAGCTGCCCCAGCTGGACATTTCAAACAACTACACGACGGACTGCACGATCGAGTACTCGACGGGGAACTTCACCTGCCTGGCGGTGGTGTTCAACCTGAGGCGGCGCCTCGGCTACCATCTCTTCCACACGTACATCCCGTCGGCGCTGATCGTCGTCATGTCGTGGATATCGTTCTGGATTAAGCCGGAGGCGATTCCGGCGCGCGTTACGCTCGGCGTGACCTCACTGCTGACGTTGG CCACCCAAAACACCCAGTCCCAGCAGTCGCTGCCGCCCGTTTCGTACGTGAAAGCCATCGACGTGTGGATGTCGTCCTGTTCGGTGTTTGTGTTTCTCTCGCTGATGGAGTTTGCCGTCGTGAACAACTACATGGGCCCGGTCGCGACCAAGGTGATGAAGGGCTTCTCCGACGAGGACCTGTCGGAGGCGATCGACTTCAACAACAAGAACGGCTACAACAAGACGCACCGCTCGTCGGACATTCCGCAGTACGACACGTTCTGCCACGGGCGCGAAACGGCCCTTTGCATCGACAAATTTTCCCGCTTCTTCTTTCCGTTTTCCTTTTTCATCCTGAACGTCACCTACTGGACGACGTTCCTGTAG